In Lycium ferocissimum isolate CSIRO_LF1 chromosome 3, AGI_CSIRO_Lferr_CH_V1, whole genome shotgun sequence, the genomic window gtgttCGGGCACGTGGCCTGTAGAATCCCTAGGTTTATGCTTGGGTTTTCTTATGTGAATTAGTGATTTCTATGCATTATGGGAGACTGGTTGGAAGGAACGGATTCTTGTGATACTTGTATTATGATGGCTATCCTTATATGAATTGACTGGAATCGCTATGCTATTTACGATATTCTAATTGCATGACGTACTTTCTCATATCTATAATATATACATCTTAGTCTTGATATTGGAAGGAATGGTGATAATGAGAGGTAAGGAAATTATGATTATTGCGACATTACTATGTTAGTAGCCATCTCTATGTTGTGTGATACGGAGTGGTTAGCAAAGATATTCGATGGAGGAGTCATTATAGGTTGTGTGATACGGAATAACGGTACATGGACTTAACGGTCCCCCCGTGGGTCATGCACCGCCGAGAGGTGGACATCGTCACGGAGCGTATGTATATCATTGTATTGCATTCCGTTTGCGCCACGTTATACGTTCTTATTTTCATTtggattgatattgatcttcGGTGATATTTGAGTTATTGGGTGATTATtggttatgtttggattgtgAAATACTTGAGAGACATCATTTGGTAATTGATTTGCACTACTTGGAGGCATTGACTTGCTCCGTCGCAGGCATGATTATCTTTCCATTTCCTTGTTTTCATACGTGATCTCGCCCATTTTCGACGATGATGCTTACTACGTCCCTGGCGTTTTTGTACGATGCTACCTTTGTACTCACCATGAGTGCGATGTCTCATGGGAGGAACTTCATCTCGGCCCGATCCCGGCGATGTCTGGGGGATTCTAAGGGGGAGCTATTGATGATCCATGCGGCCCGAGACTGCATCTTCTTTTGTTGTCCCGTTTCTGTATTTCGAGACAATATTTATTTCGGTGATGTATTGATTATTCGGACTTGTGAAATGCTATTTAGTAGCTCTTATGCGGCCGGACGATTTTGAGATTTGTTATCTTCCTTGCATttagtatttatatattatgtcGACTTATCGTACTattcttgggtttttcttttatttatttattgttggttGTATGGATGGGTTCGCCACCGAGGTGGGAATTAGTAGGTGCCGCACGCCCGAGTCGGGCGTGACAAGTTGGCATCGAGCACTGATTgccggtctataagtacaagagcaagtCTGGTAAGTGCTTTGTGGATTGGTACGGAGAGCTTCGTACTTATGCGGCGATAGGACTTTGTGACCCCAGaaatttcccttctttcattccttcatGCACTTTATTCTCAATTATTATCCGGAATTTGCAAGTTGCTATCCGATTCAAATTTTGTTCTCTCACGTACGGCGAGGACTCGAGCCACGATAGGGCGAGGGATGAGGTGCCGAGACTCCCGCTCGCACAGCGGCGTTAGAGGGCGAGGAGGGCGAGAGGTCGCGATCGAGCAGGAAGCGGAAAGCGGCACCGGCCCCGGGGTGAGCCCCGCTGGCCGGGACATAGGCGAGCACGTTCGACCTCTCAGTAGCGACGGGAGCGACTTGGCCGATCGGGGGTGGTACGGACCGACTCGGTTTTAGATATTGTGTCGACCTCGTGTTTAGGGATATCGTGTCTGGGGGTGCCCCATCTAGGCGGCCGTACGCAGGGGTGCCACTACTCCAAGTGGCGGTTCTCAGACTCGAGTGGGGGTACGGTCTCCCGAACAAGTATAGACCACGGGTATGCATCCTGCTGCAGCTATGGCCCCGTATATTGGTGTTCGGATTCACGAGGTGCTCACACAGGCCGTTGTTGTGCGGAACTATGACCCATTGATGATCGGGATCTAGTTGGGGGGTTTACGAAGAAGAAGCCACCCAGTTCTTTTCTTCTGAGGATGCTTGTGAGTTCCTTGTGGGTACATGAGCGTCTCTACACAAGATGGGTATAGTTGAGACTCGTTGCGTGGACCGTGTCATTTCGAGTTTCGCGGCGATGCGAGGGCGGGTGGAGAACGACTGACCCGATAGCAAGCCGGTGGGTGCACCCTCTGCTTTTTGGACTCGGTTCAATCGAGccttcttggaaaataagtgcgCGTGCTTTTTGAGGATGCGCGTAGGGATGAGTTTCGCCCAGGTTGCGACGGCGTGGGTTGTACGATTTTTAAGGCCACTGAGGCTGGTTACTGTTCTTACCCTGTGCGCCGAGATGATTCCTCGGAGGAGGGAGAGTCCGTAGATTTGTGAATGGACTTGTGTACTGCGATTCATGCTTGTCTTCGGTTGGTAAACCATAAGTCTTACTCGAGCTATTGTTGATGGTACCATTGGTGTCGAGTCTTCTAAGGCTACGTCTTTGGGAAGAGGACCAGTGAGAAAAAGTCACGTCATTATGGCGGTTCCGGGAATCCGATTCTCGGGGGTGAGGAAAGAACCATTCAAGCCACTGTCGGTCGACCCGGCCGCACTGTCCGATCGGCGGTATGAGCTTTTCGGTGGTCCTTCTGGGCCGGTAGCTGTGGGTGGGGTAAGTAACATAGTGGATGCGCATAAAATGCGGTGTCTAGTGCGGGTACTCCGGTTCGTCGACACGTACGCCAGCCTCGAAGCTCACAGGGCCGGTGTAGCGACCACGATCGCTTTATGAGAGATTATCCCGAGGTCGAGCGTAAGTGGGTCCCGGCGGGGTTCCGAGGTTAAGACTCGCGAGGGCCGGCACCTTTTAGTGGCGAGAGGTGGCTCATCGGTTAGAGGCGGTGCTCGTTCGGTAGGGTGGCTCGCATCGGACGAGAGGTGGACACCGGTCGGAGTAGAGGTGGCGCGGTGGTGGTGGTCTTTTCTATCTACTGAAGGCCTAAGGCGGAGGCCTGATGTCGATCTCGAGTCGTGTAATTTAACATGACCTGGCTTCGGTATTGTTTGATGCGGGGTTCACTTGTTCATGTGTACGTACATCATGCCGCGATCGATTTATGTGGTGATAGTATTGGCGTGCCTATCTGTGTATCTACTCCGATCGGAGATTCTgttattgttgatcgagtctttCGGTCGTGTTTAGTTACTTTCATAAGGTATGATACGTGggtagacttgatgatattggatatggtagactttgatattatcttgggtatgaCATAGTTGTCACcgtatcatgcgatcttggactatcACGCCAAGATAGTCACATTAGCCAGAATTCCTAGATtagagtggaggggtactcgaGTCTCCCAAGAAGATCAATTCTATGTCGGTGCAAAGAAATTAATGGCCAAGGGGTGTTTAGGCATTTAGCCCATGTTCGCGATACTAGTGTTGATTCTCCGCCCATGAGTCGGGTACTTTATCAGGAGTAAGTTTGCGGGGTCTTCCTTACTATTTCTCGGGTGTCACCGCCCGACCGCGATATTGATTTATGTATCAACTTGGATCACGGCGCGCGTCCTATTTCCATTCCCTCCCATAGGATGGCGCCCCCGAGCCGAGAGAGCCGAAAGGAGGCGATTCAAGATCTATTGAGTAAGGATTTTAGTAGAACTAGTGTTTCTCCTCGGGTGTTCCCGTTTTTATTGTGACGTAGTTGAAAAGGACGATTACGAGGATATGTGGATTGATTATCAAATCGATTGAACAAGTCACCATTCGTAACAAGATCCCATTCCTTGCATATCGATGACCCGTACGACCGACTTCGAGGTGCTTCGatattttcaaagattgatttgaggtcgaGGCTACCATCAATCGAAGATTAGGTTTCAGAGAGATGTTAGAAGACAACCTTCCGAGACTCGTTATGGCAAATTCACAAGTTCCTTGTGATATCTTGAGGCTATTTAATGCTTGTTCGcgtttatgactttgatgaatggaattttcaaacatcttgatttctttgtgattgtattcataaTATCTTCGTGTGCTCCAAGTAGAAGGGCTAAGTACGCGCCCGTTTGAgattgttcttgggttgttgagaagtggctttatgccaagtttttgAAGTGCAAATTACGCAAGCCGAGTCcattcttgggccacgttgTGTCTAAAGACGAgatcatggttgatcccaagaagattgacGCCGTTAGAGATCGGCGAGGACAGCATCTTGCCCTACCAGATGTAGCTTCGTGATTAGCCACTATCACCGTCGATTTGTGAAGGGCTTAAACACATTATCGCTTAGTTGACAGTATTGACTCGAGAAGAATGTTCCTTTCCGATTGGTTCGATGATTGTGAGAAGAGCTTTCAAAAATAGAGACCATTTTGACTTCGACCCCGATTCTAGCATTACCCGGTGAGGGCAAGGATTTCTCGcctattgtgatgcatcccgtACGGGTTTGGGTCTTTGTCTTGATGCGCAAGGGTAGTGTCACAGCTATGCTTCCTGATGGGTTAAGATCCATGAGAGAAACTACCCTACCTATGATTTGGAGCTGCTAGCtgtggtcttcgctttgaagatctgGAGGCTTTACTTAATGGCCTCCATTGTGAGATTTTCACCGACCACTGTAGCCTTCAAAGACGTGTTTACTCAGGGAGATCTTAATTCTGTGCGGCGGTTGACGATGGATGAGAACTTCGagaggactatgacatctctattctttatcatccaggaAAAGTCAATGTTGTTGCTAATGCCTTAAGTCGCAAGTCCACGAGTGTGGGGAGTTTAACCCGTTTGGTTGTTTCCAATGCCAAagattcattctttgtcacggTACCAGAGCCGGACTTCCCCCTCCCTCATCGGCTAGTTTCTGAGTTGAGTTTGGCCCAAAGTATCTTCTCTTTATCAGTtccataaaattaattaaaaaaaaaaatcggttgatacattatgtgtCAATGCTTTAATAATTTTAAGTCAATCCTAGTCTGGGTATTACCAGAGGCTAAGAAGTAGTAGCAACACGATTTATAGAAATTGTTGTTTGTAGTATATTGTTTCTACTGCCCTATAATTCACTGTAGATGCCCTTTAATTACATTTTGGTTGGCATATAAGCTTAAGAAGAATCGATACGACTTAACAGGAAAACATCAGGTATGATCTCAACATCAGGTCTTCTAAACAGCTGAGTGTAAATTGgtcaagggaaaaaaaaaatgattaggtATGTTTACTCCTTGTCTTTGTCCGATTCTGGGCTGGTTGAATTATTGGTAATTTTGATCCAGGGCTGGCTTTCTTTAGTGAAGATTACACAGGATAATGGGGTATAAGAAGGAGCGTAGAACTCCATTCATTTCTTTACTTAAAAGCATCAAGTTAAGCAAAATAAATCAAGGTaccaaaatgaaaaattatcaaaaaggaaatagaaaacTTATTAAGCTGGAAGAGAGTGACAATATAATCGTCTAATATAGCTGCCAAATTTATATCATGATGTAATAGCAGCAAAAGAAGACAAAATCCAACAACTCCAGCTAGCTTTTCAAAAGTGAAACATAAACAAAAACATGCCACCACTCCCACCCTTCAGAATCACCATCTTAAGCTTCAGCAAACCTGGCATTGAAAAACAAATTAATAGGTGACACACAACCACCATAAACCACATATCTTAAACAGTATTGCAGATGAGTCTTGAATAAGCAGACATATAGACGAGTTTTCAATTAATTATATGCTTACCCCAATTCACAGAGCTTCAAGTGAGCCTCAGCATAGTCAGCAAAGAAGGCATCTTCATCCTGACATAGGCAAAGAGTTGCTCCTATCAGTCATACAGCCGGAATTTACAACTTAGATGAATAGTATTTAGAGTTGATTAACACTGACCGCAGCATATTTCTCAACAAGGGGACGGAAAGCAGGATCACAGAGTAGAGCCTTGTCTGATGGCAACTGTAGAAGCCCTTCCTTTTCACCACTCAAAAGTTCCCTGACGATAACAAATGTCTTATAAACAAAATGGACTGATAACAGTTTGCAGTTAAAAAGCATTGCAAAACTGgagaactttttttttgaagtagCATCCAACAAATGGAGAACTGGAAAAAGACATTGTCTGTTTAGTATTCTTACTTAAAGTATGAGTTGTCAAAGACGAGGGGATTGGCAGTCCAAGGTCCCTCAAAACCAGATCGCTCCTTGTGGCACCTTCCCTGGAGAAGATATCAACTAAGAAAATAAGTATGTAGGAATCGAACCTCGCAACAAATAGGCTTAAACTGTAAAAGCAGGCAACAAACCAAGGTATGGGCACCAGAGAGCGCAACAATATCCTTGTCAGAAAGGCCCATTTGTTTCACGAACACATCCCTCAAGTGGTCACAGCCTGAATTAGGTTTACATATTATTATCAAGGCAGGCAAATTGAAAGAATCTTGTGATCCTCTCCACAATGTTCTGCAATCAAATCTGCTCTATGAAGCTATCATGATTCATGAGACCAATTGAAAAGGAAGAACTTACCCTTGGTGGCATCAGGCAAGCGACCTTCAACAGGTGGTTCTGGCTTGTCCTGGCAAAGCAATGTTAACGTAGATTCAGATTTCACCAGATGAGTAATTTTAATATTGACATGACAAAGTTACTCATAGAACAGCATTAACATTCTAAAGAGGACAAATTGCAAAAAGAGAATAGTCAGTCACCTTACAACATTAAAATATGGAGCAAGAAAACATATGTCAAAATAAGCAAACAGTATGGACTTCTCAAACAACCAACTGCAAAATTAGAATCTAGTTGGTATAAATATGACTTGTCATCCCTTGGTTGAGAGGAATGAACATGgcaaatacaaaaatatacaaagtTTCTGTACATAAAGTcggaaaaggaaaataaagagtATAAATCATCAAATTAGAATTCATAATGCAGGAGTTCTTTACACATAAATCTTTTCAGCAGTGAAGCATATGCGTATCATAATGTCTTAGTTAACCAATAAACCTTTTCATTAGTGaagcatatacataacataatttcATAGTTAACCAATACCATTAGGGCAATGTTTCACTAataatattggaaaagacttgCCAAAAGCATAAAATTTTGATAGAAGTTCCCAGCATCACATGTCAGGATTTCCTTACAAATCAGGACTCAAATTCGAACTATTCATTACACGTCAATTAATATTGCAACAAAGCTGCAGAAACGGTCTGACTAACCTCTCTACCAGGGTGAAAGGGAACATCAGGTCCTCCAGTAACTTCAACAGCAACGACACCAGCCAACTacaccaaaaagaaaatacaagtcAGTTCTGCACTTTGTTAaagcaaataaaataacaatgTCAGTTCTAAAAATGAATACAAGAGTACATACTTGGTAGAAATCAGCATGGGAGAGGATAGGAAACTGCTCCCTAATGGGCTCCAAGAGTCTCAGAGCAATGTCAAGACCATTGTTTGCTCCATGTCCTTGTTCAGCTTTGAACCTCATGGTACCGAAAGGACCTCCAGTTTTGGAACACACATCATACGTACCAGCAGAGTGCCATCTGAGACAACACAAAATATCTTCAAGGCCATGGACCAACTTTTCACTCAATTCACATGACACTTCCTATTGCAATATTCCTAAATACGAGTGGCAAACAGAAGGGTCGGATCGGATATGGGGGGGTCAAATCTGGTTAACAAAGATGGATAAAATATCCGACCCACCCATATTTAACACAGATAAAAATGGGGTAACCGACGGATAATAGTGTTCCATATTATCCATCGTTTGTTAGAACTCGTGAAAAATAACAAGCAAACAGATGGCTATTGATTATATGTctatccatattttttttttttttgagaagggaAGAACGGCTATCCATATTATCCAACTGGATATCCATTTTTTAGTGGATAATATGAATAACATCCATATTTGctccattttttaaaagtccCATTTTTTTAATGGGCAATATGTAGGGATACTTTTTGTTAACTATTTTGCCAGCCCTATTCCTAAATGTGTAATACCATCCTTTTATACACAATTCTCAAAAATTACAACTCATAATACCATTTTATCTGATGCATTGTATTCACTGTCAAGCTAATCATTCAACCATTATTTAAAACATAGTTTCACAATGATTAATATAAGAAATgtctaattaaaatattaaaaacagTGCTAACGGGAGGAGAAATTACTTCTCTTTAGTAAATTGAGCAATTTGAAAGCATTTTGTTGGTCTGTTTAAAATATTAGCAAAAAGTAAAAGGACAAATGAAACCAGTTGAAGAGAACATACGCAAGACGGAGCATAATAGGAGCACAATTCTTCTCAGCAATGAGTCCTCTGAGTTTCCTTTTACATTGGTCAACAGCCTTGAGGTACTCCTCGCTCACGGTAGGATAGCACTTACCCATAGTAACTGTTCCGCAAAACAGTTATTTAAGCACAATAAGATCCAAGTTTCACAATCAAATACGCATTAAGATATAACCGATCATACAAATTTGTTAAACTTGCAATACATAACTATAGTTAGGTCAAGACAACTAATGTACTTGTCACAAAAGCATtgtagtttatatatatatatataacgtgcaaACAGATCATTTATTGCTTTGCATGGAGAAACCAAAAGATAGTTGATCCAAGTTTCATAATCCTATACACATCAAGCTATTAACCGATCATATACTCTTAAGTCTTAACAGTCAAACCTTTTTACACATGCAATAAATAACTATAGTTAGCTAAAGAAGgcaaaataaacaaaaacacaaataaaatgTGTAAACAGATCGTTTTTTGCTATGCAGAGAGAAGTCAAAAGGTAGCTGATCCATCACTTTTTGAAGTATGCATTTGGCTaggaaaagtatatatacctaTTTTTCCGACTCAAGACACATTTTAGAAACCAAAACCTCTGGTCAAACTAAAATCGTAGTTAAATCTATACATTCATCGGATTGAAGAAACATATAAATACATTGTTCTTTAACAttttaataatagtaataatatataaattcaaATATGTCCAGTTATATTCTTTCAAATCATGGATCGGCCTCTGTTAGGAGCACATAATCCAGCAAAAAAGTGTTTCAAAAACCTAATGCTCTGACATATCAAACTGAAACGCAGTGGAAAACACCTATACACATATTTCACGGTTATTCCGACTCTGGACACatattagaaagaaaagaaatagagTTCCTAGAAACTCCACGACACCACGGTTATTAAAAAAAGAGTTCGTAGAAAAACTAAAATCGTAGTTAAAGCATCTATATAGATTCATcgaaaaaaacatatatagacattttttcttgaaaattttgttaAGTTCATATATAGTCTTTAAAATCACGGATACTCTCACATATACACTAACAACGCAGTGGAAAACACCTACACACATATTTCACAAGATCAAGGCCGTAAAAGAAGCTTGAAAACTTTAATCAACCATAAAAAAGTggataaaatacatacatataaaaagaaCACAAATGGCATTAAAGAAGGgaagttgaaagaaaataaattcatcgaaaaaacatatatatatatatatatatatatatatatatatatatattcttttatggGTATATAGACATTTTTCCTTGAAAATTTTATTGATAGTACTATATAAATTCATTATCAAGTTCAGATATAGTCATTAAAACCTCAGGTGAAACTAAAATCACAGCTAAGAGATCATACACATTCATCGAAAAAAAGACtatacacatttttaaaaataattattagtaATATATAAATTCTTATCAAGATCAGATATAGTAGAAAATAAACAAGAGTTCGTTGAGACTAAAACCTCTGGTCAAATTAAAATTGTAGTTAAAACATCTATATACATTCATCCAAAagacatattatatatacatttttcctTGAAAATTTTATTGATAGTACTACATAAATTC contains:
- the LOC132050371 gene encoding L-ascorbate peroxidase 1, cytosolic, whose translation is MGKCYPTVSEEYLKAVDQCKRKLRGLIAEKNCAPIMLRLAWHSAGTYDVCSKTGGPFGTMRFKAEQGHGANNGLDIALRLLEPIREQFPILSHADFYQLAGVVAVEVTGGPDVPFHPGREDKPEPPVEGRLPDATKGCDHLRDVFVKQMGLSDKDIVALSGAHTLGRCHKERSGFEGPWTANPLVFDNSYFKELLSGEKEGLLQLPSDKALLCDPAFRPLVEKYAADEDAFFADYAEAHLKLCELGFAEA